From a region of the Coffea arabica cultivar ET-39 chromosome 3e, Coffea Arabica ET-39 HiFi, whole genome shotgun sequence genome:
- the LOC113736932 gene encoding putative disease resistance protein RGA3 isoform X1 — protein sequence MAELAVLSASVKAIVQGPLDKVISLVNKEFSLIYGFKKDLEKLRGSLAMIQAFLRDAERRPVGEEAVKLWLEKLEGVAYDADDVLDEMNYKILQHKVKLQKKVESKVKIFSLLSNPFSFNRELAGKLKDINTNLKRINHEANEFGLQFHIRDVDADSAAGAVFSHSIARSRETDSVSVDPNVLGRDNDKSDLVKTLMRSRDEVVSVIPIVGMGGLGKTTLARLIYNDERIKNYFDARIWVCVSESFDVTKLFAMMLESLTQSHVQVQGREAIVKNLQKAIGVGRYLLILDDVWNDKADKWDDFKRSMEGINRTKGNSIVVTTRSEQVASIVATLPQHFLRKLSEEDCLSILKARAFPGGEVPRELDAIGKKIAAKCQGLPLAANLVGGILRNKGKSEWMSILNEGLSHVNGDENGCSILQILKLSFDHLPTPAAKKCFAYCSIFNKDFNLKKEQVVQLWIAEGFLYSNQGSDVMEKTGIKIFHILLQNCLLQDLEKDIYDNVISCKMHDLVHDLASSVSSAKGRCLALSTSSEAPQNLLEEKERNLRTLFLKYDVSHQVLLEFVLLRVLNLEGADLVKELPSKIKKLTHLRYLDVSGTQIKVLPDSICKLYNLQTLRALHLHGSINKFPPNFHNLISLRHLHFYFPERFQMPLGIGKLTDLQTLSCFNVDQEKGRRISELGCLNNLGGELKIHNLELVNDADEARSANLSGKPNIYKLEYYWGRNRQGDNQDENVLEGLQPHPNIKSLKIENFMGNEFPLWAIKMAVKTENAWVLLENLVEIELVQCERCKEIPMLGQLPFLQHLKLEGLTNVRIIAPSTYGTDYYIGSSSSLCRTIWFPALENLVLERMPSLIEWIDFPDMPSSSTTASSEVSFFPRLQNLTIISCPHLRTVPRKFRCLTCLNLMGDNSILPLSSICSNVFTLETLRIFGLSDLTCLPDCLFQNNPKLAHFNMGYCSNLTNFASNLSGCANSLKILEIEHCDSLIELPQGLHTLQSLERLTINGCDSLRSIPAPECQGQGLTSLRNWEFAGCHGLTNIPGEALQFCTSLESLSVKYCNELVVFPVDLQKLPSLICLRIHHCPKLDMMPTGLCGLTRLRQLYIGCFLEFGSFQIIFNGIEQNLSTLIELELFGCSDWDSLPDQLQYLTSLKQLDINDFGVETLPNWLGNLFSLENLRLTNCKKLHQLPSLEAMRHMIKLKEFTITNCPLLKASCIQRSNPNSQWSRISHIPTIEIDLFLIQSLS from the coding sequence ATGGCTGAGCTAGCTGTGCTTAGTGCCTCGGTGAAGGCCATTGTACAGGGTCCGCTGGATAAGGTGATTTCTCTAGTCAACAAAGAATTTAGCCTGATCTACGGCTTCAAGAAAGATCTTGAAAAGCTGAGAGGATCACTGGCCATGATACAGGCCTTCTTGCGAGATGCTGAGAGACGACCAGTTGGAGAAGAAGCTGTAAAACTGTGGCTGGAGAAACTTGAAGGCGTGGCTTATGATGCTGATGATGTATTGGACGAGATGAACTACAAAATTCTCCAACACAAAGTAAAGCTACAGAAGAAAGTGGAAAGCAAGGTAAAAATCTTCAGCTTGCTCTCAAATCCCTTTTCTTTTAATAGGGAATTGGCTGGTAAACTCAAGGACATAAATACAAACTTGAAAAGGATTAACCATGAAGCAAATGAGTTTGGCCTTCAGTTCCATATCAGAGATGTGGATGCAGATTCTGCTGCTGGTGCTGTGTTTTCTCATTCCATAGCAAGAAGCAGAGAGACTGACTCAGTAAGTGTTGATCCTAATGTTCTGGGAAGAGATAATGATAAATCTGATTTAGtgaaaacattgatgagatCAAGGGATGAAGTTGTTTCAGTTATTCCCATTGTGGGAATGGGTGGATTGGGGAAAACAACTTTAGCTCGGTTAATATACAATGATGAAAGAATTAAGAACTACTTTGATGCAAGAATTTGGGTCTGTGTATCTGAAAGTTTTGATGTAACTAAGCTCTTTGCCATGATGCTCGAATCATTGACACAATCGCATGTTCAAGTACAGGGCAGGGAAGCCATAGTGAAAAACCTTCAAAAGGCTATCGGGGTTGGAAGATATCTTCTCATACTAGATGATGTTTGGAATGATAAAGCTGATAAATGGGATGATTTTAAAAGATCAATGGAAGGGATCAACAGAACCAAGGGAAATAGCATTGTTGTGACTACACGTAGTGAACAAGTAGCTTCAATAGTTGCGACGCTACCCCAACATTTCCTTAGAAAGTTATCTGAAGAAGATTGTCTGTCAATATTGAAAGCTAGAGCATTCCCAGGAGGAGAAGTTCCAAGGGAATTGGACGCCATAGGGAAGAAAATTGCAGCCAAGTGTCAAGGTTTACCATTAGCAGCAAATCTGGTAGGAGGAATTTTACGCAACAAGGGAAAATCTGAGTGGATGTCAATTTTGAATGAAGGCCTTTCTCATGTAAATGGAGATGAAAATGGTTGTAGTATCTTGCAAATACTGAAGTTGAGCTTTGATCATTTGCCAACTCCTGCTGCTAAAAAATGCTTTGCTTATTGCTCAATCTTTAACAAGGATTTCAATTTGAAAAAGGAACAAGTAGTTCAACTATGGATCGCAGAAGGATTTTTGTATTCAAATCAAGGAAGTGATGTGATGGAGAAAACGGGGATCAAGATTTTCCACATTTTACTGCAAAACTGCTTACTTCAAGATCTGGAGAAGGATATATATGACAATGTCATTAGCTGTAAGATGCATGATCTTGTGCATGATCTTGCAAGTTCTGTTTCAAGTGCCAAAGGCAGATGCCTCGCATTGAGCACATCGAGTGAAGCACCCCAAAATCTGttggaagaaaaggaaagaaatctgcGCACGTTGTTCTTGAAATATGATGTTTCTCACCAAGTGTTGCTAGAGTTTGTACTCTTGCGTGTACTAAATTTGGAGGGTGCAGATCTTGTTAAGGAActgccctccaaaataaaaaagcTAACACATTTAAGATATCTTGATGTGTCAGGAACCCAAATTAAGGTTCTGCCAGACTCCATTTGCAAGTTGTATAATTTGCAAACTCTGAGGGCCCTCCATCTACATGGTTCTATCAATAAGTTTCCACCAAATTTTCATAACTTGATCAGCTTGAGACaccttcatttttattttcctgaaAGATTTCAAATGCCACTTGGGATAGGAAAACTGACTGATCTTCAAACATTGTCATGCTTTAATGTGGATCAAGAGAAGGGCCGTAGAATTAGCGAGCTGGGGTGCTTGAATAACCTTGGAGGTGAATTGAAGATACACAATCTAGAACTGGTGAATGATGCAGATGAAGCTAGAAGTGCAAATTTATCTGGAAAGCCAAATATCTACAAATTGGAATATTATTGGGGAAGAAATAGACAAGGCGACAACCAGGACGAAAATGTACTGGAAGGGCTCCAACCTCACCCAAATATAAAAAGCTTGAAGATAGAAAACTTCATGGGCAATGAGTTTCCTTTGTGGGCTATCAAAATGGCCGTCAAAACCGAGAATGCATGGGTATTACTTGAGAATTTGGTGGAGATAGAACTAGTCCAGTGTGAAAGATGTAAAGAAATTCCAATGCTCGGACAATTACCCTTTCTCCAGCATCTTAAATTGGAAGGGCTTACTAATGTAAGAATTATAGCTCCTTCAACTTATGGTACTGATTACTACATTGGATCGAGCAGTAGTCTATGTAGAACCATATGGTTTCCAGCACTTGAAAATCTCGTTCTAGAAAGAATGCCGAGCTTGATAGAATGGATTGATTTTCCAGATATGCCATCTTCAAGTACAACAGCATCAAGTGAAGTGAGTTTTTTTCCTCGCCTTCAAAACTTAACCATCATAAGTTGCCCCCATTTAAGGACTGTTCCAAGAAAATTTCGTTGTCTTACTTGTTTAAACCTAATGGGCGACAACAGCATCTTGCCATTGTCAAGCATATGTAGTAATGTTTTCACTCTTGAAACACTACGCATATTTGGCCTGTCAGATCTAACATGTCTTCCAGATTGTTTATTTCAAAACAATCCAAAGCTTGCACATTTTAACATGGGCTATTGCTCAAACCTGACAAATTTTGCTTCAAACTTGTCAGGCTGTGCCAATTCTCTTAAGATATTGGAGATTGAGCACTGCGATAGTCTGATTGAGTTACCACAAGGATTACACACCCTCCAGTCACTTGAGAGACTAACAATAAATGGATGTGACAGTCTCAGATCCATACCAGCGCCAGAGTGCCAGGGCCAGGGCCTTACTTCTCTTCGTAACTGGGAGTTTGCTGGTTGTCATGGATTGACCAACATCCCTGGAGAAGCATTGCAGTTTTGCACCTCTCTGGAGTCTCTGTCGGTAAAGTACTGCAATGAGCTTGTAGTTTTTCCAGTGGATTTGCAGAAGTTGCCTTCTCTCATTTGTCTACGGATACATCACTGCCCCAAATTGGATATGATGCCCACAGGTTTGTGTGGTCTTACTAGGCTAAGGCAATTGTACATAGGTTGTTTCTTGGAGTTTGGCTcattccaaatcattttcaatgGCATTGAGCAAAATCTTTCAACCCTTATAGAATTAGAATTGTTTGGGTGTTCTGACTGGGATTCTCTGCCTGATCAACTTCAGTACCTCACATCTTTGAAACAACTGGACATAAATGATTTTGGAGTTGAAACTTTGCCCAATTGGCTGGGGAATCTTTTCTCTCTCGAAAATCTGAGGCTGACCAATTGCAAGAAACTGCATCAGCTGCCTTCCTTAGAGGCCATGAGGCATATGATCAAACTGAAGGAATTTACAATTACAAATTGTCCTCTGTTAAAAGCTAGTTGCATCCAGAGAAGCAACCCCAACAGCCAGTGGTCCAGGATTTCTCATATTCCCACAATCGAAATAGATTTATTTCTTATTCAGTCCTTATCATAA
- the LOC113736932 gene encoding putative disease resistance protein RGA3 isoform X3, translating into MAELAVLSASVKAIVQGPLDKVISLVNKEFSLIYGFKKDLEKLRGSLAMIQAFLRDAERRPVGEEAVKLWLEKLEGVAYDADDVLDEMNYKILQHKVKLQKKVESKGREAIVKNLQKAIGVGRYLLILDDVWNDKADKWDDFKRSMEGINRTKGNSIVVTTRSEQVASIVATLPQHFLRKLSEEDCLSILKARAFPGGEVPRELDAIGKKIAAKCQGLPLAANLVGGILRNKGKSEWMSILNEGLSHVNGDENGCSILQILKLSFDHLPTPAAKKCFAYCSIFNKDFNLKKEQVVQLWIAEGFLYSNQGSDVMEKTGIKIFHILLQNCLLQDLEKDIYDNVISCKMHDLVHDLASSVSSAKGRCLALSTSSEAPQNLLEEKERNLRTLFLKYDVSHQVLLEFVLLRVLNLEGADLVKELPSKIKKLTHLRYLDVSGTQIKVLPDSICKLYNLQTLRALHLHGSINKFPPNFHNLISLRHLHFYFPERFQMPLGIGKLTDLQTLSCFNVDQEKGRRISELGCLNNLGGELKIHNLELVNDADEARSANLSGKPNIYKLEYYWGRNRQGDNQDENVLEGLQPHPNIKSLKIENFMGNEFPLWAIKMAVKTENAWVLLENLVEIELVQCERCKEIPMLGQLPFLQHLKLEGLTNVRIIAPSTYGTDYYIGSSSSLCRTIWFPALENLVLERMPSLIEWIDFPDMPSSSTTASSEVSFFPRLQNLTIISCPHLRTVPRKFRCLTCLNLMGDNSILPLSSICSNVFTLETLRIFGLSDLTCLPDCLFQNNPKLAHFNMGYCSNLTNFASNLSGCANSLKILEIEHCDSLIELPQGLHTLQSLERLTINGCDSLRSIPAPECQGQGLTSLRNWEFAGCHGLTNIPGEALQFCTSLESLSVKYCNELVVFPVDLQKLPSLICLRIHHCPKLDMMPTGLCGLTRLRQLYIGCFLEFGSFQIIFNGIEQNLSTLIELELFGCSDWDSLPDQLQYLTSLKQLDINDFGVETLPNWLGNLFSLENLRLTNCKKLHQLPSLEAMRHMIKLKEFTITNCPLLKASCIQRSNPNSQWSRISHIPTIEIDLFLIQSLS; encoded by the exons ATGGCTGAGCTAGCTGTGCTTAGTGCCTCGGTGAAGGCCATTGTACAGGGTCCGCTGGATAAGGTGATTTCTCTAGTCAACAAAGAATTTAGCCTGATCTACGGCTTCAAGAAAGATCTTGAAAAGCTGAGAGGATCACTGGCCATGATACAGGCCTTCTTGCGAGATGCTGAGAGACGACCAGTTGGAGAAGAAGCTGTAAAACTGTGGCTGGAGAAACTTGAAGGCGTGGCTTATGATGCTGATGATGTATTGGACGAGATGAACTACAAAATTCTCCAACACAAAGTAAAGCTACAGAAGAAAGTGGAAAGCAAG GGCAGGGAAGCCATAGTGAAAAACCTTCAAAAGGCTATCGGGGTTGGAAGATATCTTCTCATACTAGATGATGTTTGGAATGATAAAGCTGATAAATGGGATGATTTTAAAAGATCAATGGAAGGGATCAACAGAACCAAGGGAAATAGCATTGTTGTGACTACACGTAGTGAACAAGTAGCTTCAATAGTTGCGACGCTACCCCAACATTTCCTTAGAAAGTTATCTGAAGAAGATTGTCTGTCAATATTGAAAGCTAGAGCATTCCCAGGAGGAGAAGTTCCAAGGGAATTGGACGCCATAGGGAAGAAAATTGCAGCCAAGTGTCAAGGTTTACCATTAGCAGCAAATCTGGTAGGAGGAATTTTACGCAACAAGGGAAAATCTGAGTGGATGTCAATTTTGAATGAAGGCCTTTCTCATGTAAATGGAGATGAAAATGGTTGTAGTATCTTGCAAATACTGAAGTTGAGCTTTGATCATTTGCCAACTCCTGCTGCTAAAAAATGCTTTGCTTATTGCTCAATCTTTAACAAGGATTTCAATTTGAAAAAGGAACAAGTAGTTCAACTATGGATCGCAGAAGGATTTTTGTATTCAAATCAAGGAAGTGATGTGATGGAGAAAACGGGGATCAAGATTTTCCACATTTTACTGCAAAACTGCTTACTTCAAGATCTGGAGAAGGATATATATGACAATGTCATTAGCTGTAAGATGCATGATCTTGTGCATGATCTTGCAAGTTCTGTTTCAAGTGCCAAAGGCAGATGCCTCGCATTGAGCACATCGAGTGAAGCACCCCAAAATCTGttggaagaaaaggaaagaaatctgcGCACGTTGTTCTTGAAATATGATGTTTCTCACCAAGTGTTGCTAGAGTTTGTACTCTTGCGTGTACTAAATTTGGAGGGTGCAGATCTTGTTAAGGAActgccctccaaaataaaaaagcTAACACATTTAAGATATCTTGATGTGTCAGGAACCCAAATTAAGGTTCTGCCAGACTCCATTTGCAAGTTGTATAATTTGCAAACTCTGAGGGCCCTCCATCTACATGGTTCTATCAATAAGTTTCCACCAAATTTTCATAACTTGATCAGCTTGAGACaccttcatttttattttcctgaaAGATTTCAAATGCCACTTGGGATAGGAAAACTGACTGATCTTCAAACATTGTCATGCTTTAATGTGGATCAAGAGAAGGGCCGTAGAATTAGCGAGCTGGGGTGCTTGAATAACCTTGGAGGTGAATTGAAGATACACAATCTAGAACTGGTGAATGATGCAGATGAAGCTAGAAGTGCAAATTTATCTGGAAAGCCAAATATCTACAAATTGGAATATTATTGGGGAAGAAATAGACAAGGCGACAACCAGGACGAAAATGTACTGGAAGGGCTCCAACCTCACCCAAATATAAAAAGCTTGAAGATAGAAAACTTCATGGGCAATGAGTTTCCTTTGTGGGCTATCAAAATGGCCGTCAAAACCGAGAATGCATGGGTATTACTTGAGAATTTGGTGGAGATAGAACTAGTCCAGTGTGAAAGATGTAAAGAAATTCCAATGCTCGGACAATTACCCTTTCTCCAGCATCTTAAATTGGAAGGGCTTACTAATGTAAGAATTATAGCTCCTTCAACTTATGGTACTGATTACTACATTGGATCGAGCAGTAGTCTATGTAGAACCATATGGTTTCCAGCACTTGAAAATCTCGTTCTAGAAAGAATGCCGAGCTTGATAGAATGGATTGATTTTCCAGATATGCCATCTTCAAGTACAACAGCATCAAGTGAAGTGAGTTTTTTTCCTCGCCTTCAAAACTTAACCATCATAAGTTGCCCCCATTTAAGGACTGTTCCAAGAAAATTTCGTTGTCTTACTTGTTTAAACCTAATGGGCGACAACAGCATCTTGCCATTGTCAAGCATATGTAGTAATGTTTTCACTCTTGAAACACTACGCATATTTGGCCTGTCAGATCTAACATGTCTTCCAGATTGTTTATTTCAAAACAATCCAAAGCTTGCACATTTTAACATGGGCTATTGCTCAAACCTGACAAATTTTGCTTCAAACTTGTCAGGCTGTGCCAATTCTCTTAAGATATTGGAGATTGAGCACTGCGATAGTCTGATTGAGTTACCACAAGGATTACACACCCTCCAGTCACTTGAGAGACTAACAATAAATGGATGTGACAGTCTCAGATCCATACCAGCGCCAGAGTGCCAGGGCCAGGGCCTTACTTCTCTTCGTAACTGGGAGTTTGCTGGTTGTCATGGATTGACCAACATCCCTGGAGAAGCATTGCAGTTTTGCACCTCTCTGGAGTCTCTGTCGGTAAAGTACTGCAATGAGCTTGTAGTTTTTCCAGTGGATTTGCAGAAGTTGCCTTCTCTCATTTGTCTACGGATACATCACTGCCCCAAATTGGATATGATGCCCACAGGTTTGTGTGGTCTTACTAGGCTAAGGCAATTGTACATAGGTTGTTTCTTGGAGTTTGGCTcattccaaatcattttcaatgGCATTGAGCAAAATCTTTCAACCCTTATAGAATTAGAATTGTTTGGGTGTTCTGACTGGGATTCTCTGCCTGATCAACTTCAGTACCTCACATCTTTGAAACAACTGGACATAAATGATTTTGGAGTTGAAACTTTGCCCAATTGGCTGGGGAATCTTTTCTCTCTCGAAAATCTGAGGCTGACCAATTGCAAGAAACTGCATCAGCTGCCTTCCTTAGAGGCCATGAGGCATATGATCAAACTGAAGGAATTTACAATTACAAATTGTCCTCTGTTAAAAGCTAGTTGCATCCAGAGAAGCAACCCCAACAGCCAGTGGTCCAGGATTTCTCATATTCCCACAATCGAAATAGATTTATTTCTTATTCAGTCCTTATCATAA
- the LOC113736932 gene encoding putative disease resistance protein RGA3 isoform X2 has protein sequence MAELAVLSASVKAIVQGPLDKVISLVNKEFSLIYGFKKDLEKLRGSLAMIQAFLRDAERRPVGEEAVKLWLEKLEGVAYDADDVLDEMNYKILQHKVKLQKKVESKVKIFSLLSNPFSFNRELAGKLKDINTNLKRINHEANEFGLQFHIRDVDADSAAGAVFSHSIARSRETDSVSVDPNVLGRDNDKSDLVKTLMRSRDEVVSVIPIVGMGGLGKTTLARLIYNDERIKNYFDARIWVCVSESFDVTKLFAMMLESLTQSHVQVQGREAIVKNLQKAIGVGRYLLILDDVWNDKADKWDDFKRSMEGINRTKGNSIVVTTRSEQVASIVATLPQHFLRKLSEEDCLSILKARAFPGGEVPRELDAIGKKIAAKCQGLPLAANLVGGILRNKGKSEWMSILNEGLSHVNGDENGCSILQILKLSFDHLPTPAAKKCFAYCSIFNKDFNLKKEQVVQLWIAEGFLYSNQGSDVMEKTGIKIFHILLQNCLLQDLEKDIYDNVISCKMHDLVHDLASSVSSAKGRCLALSTSSEAPQNLLEEKERNLRTLFLKYDVSHQVLLEFVLLRVLNLEGADLVKELPSKIKKLTHLRYLDVSGTQIKVLPDSICKLYNLQTLRALHLHGSINKFPPNFHNLISLRHLHFYFPERFQMPLGIGKLTDLQTLSCFNVDQEKGRRISELGCLNNLGGELKIHNLELVNDADEARSANLSGKPNIYKLEYYWGRNRQGDNQDENVLEGLQPHPNIKSLKIENFMGNEFPLWAIKMAVKTENAWVLLENLVEIELVQCERCKEIPMLGQLPFLQHLKLEGLTNVRIIAPSTYGTDYYIGSSSSLCRTIWFPALENLVLERMPSLIEWIDFPDMPSSSTTASSEVSFFPRLQNLTIISCPHLRTVPRKFRCLTCLNLMGDNSILPLSSICSNVFTLETLRIFGLSDLTCLPDCLFQNNPKLAHFNMGYCSNLTNFASNLSGCANSLKILEIEHCDSLIELPQGLHTLQSLERLTINGCDSLRSIPAPECQGQGLTSLRNWEFAGCHGLTNIPGEALQFCTSLESLSVKYCNELVVFPVDLQKLPSLICLRIHHCPKLDMMPTVPHIFETTGHK, from the exons ATGGCTGAGCTAGCTGTGCTTAGTGCCTCGGTGAAGGCCATTGTACAGGGTCCGCTGGATAAGGTGATTTCTCTAGTCAACAAAGAATTTAGCCTGATCTACGGCTTCAAGAAAGATCTTGAAAAGCTGAGAGGATCACTGGCCATGATACAGGCCTTCTTGCGAGATGCTGAGAGACGACCAGTTGGAGAAGAAGCTGTAAAACTGTGGCTGGAGAAACTTGAAGGCGTGGCTTATGATGCTGATGATGTATTGGACGAGATGAACTACAAAATTCTCCAACACAAAGTAAAGCTACAGAAGAAAGTGGAAAGCAAGGTAAAAATCTTCAGCTTGCTCTCAAATCCCTTTTCTTTTAATAGGGAATTGGCTGGTAAACTCAAGGACATAAATACAAACTTGAAAAGGATTAACCATGAAGCAAATGAGTTTGGCCTTCAGTTCCATATCAGAGATGTGGATGCAGATTCTGCTGCTGGTGCTGTGTTTTCTCATTCCATAGCAAGAAGCAGAGAGACTGACTCAGTAAGTGTTGATCCTAATGTTCTGGGAAGAGATAATGATAAATCTGATTTAGtgaaaacattgatgagatCAAGGGATGAAGTTGTTTCAGTTATTCCCATTGTGGGAATGGGTGGATTGGGGAAAACAACTTTAGCTCGGTTAATATACAATGATGAAAGAATTAAGAACTACTTTGATGCAAGAATTTGGGTCTGTGTATCTGAAAGTTTTGATGTAACTAAGCTCTTTGCCATGATGCTCGAATCATTGACACAATCGCATGTTCAAGTACAGGGCAGGGAAGCCATAGTGAAAAACCTTCAAAAGGCTATCGGGGTTGGAAGATATCTTCTCATACTAGATGATGTTTGGAATGATAAAGCTGATAAATGGGATGATTTTAAAAGATCAATGGAAGGGATCAACAGAACCAAGGGAAATAGCATTGTTGTGACTACACGTAGTGAACAAGTAGCTTCAATAGTTGCGACGCTACCCCAACATTTCCTTAGAAAGTTATCTGAAGAAGATTGTCTGTCAATATTGAAAGCTAGAGCATTCCCAGGAGGAGAAGTTCCAAGGGAATTGGACGCCATAGGGAAGAAAATTGCAGCCAAGTGTCAAGGTTTACCATTAGCAGCAAATCTGGTAGGAGGAATTTTACGCAACAAGGGAAAATCTGAGTGGATGTCAATTTTGAATGAAGGCCTTTCTCATGTAAATGGAGATGAAAATGGTTGTAGTATCTTGCAAATACTGAAGTTGAGCTTTGATCATTTGCCAACTCCTGCTGCTAAAAAATGCTTTGCTTATTGCTCAATCTTTAACAAGGATTTCAATTTGAAAAAGGAACAAGTAGTTCAACTATGGATCGCAGAAGGATTTTTGTATTCAAATCAAGGAAGTGATGTGATGGAGAAAACGGGGATCAAGATTTTCCACATTTTACTGCAAAACTGCTTACTTCAAGATCTGGAGAAGGATATATATGACAATGTCATTAGCTGTAAGATGCATGATCTTGTGCATGATCTTGCAAGTTCTGTTTCAAGTGCCAAAGGCAGATGCCTCGCATTGAGCACATCGAGTGAAGCACCCCAAAATCTGttggaagaaaaggaaagaaatctgcGCACGTTGTTCTTGAAATATGATGTTTCTCACCAAGTGTTGCTAGAGTTTGTACTCTTGCGTGTACTAAATTTGGAGGGTGCAGATCTTGTTAAGGAActgccctccaaaataaaaaagcTAACACATTTAAGATATCTTGATGTGTCAGGAACCCAAATTAAGGTTCTGCCAGACTCCATTTGCAAGTTGTATAATTTGCAAACTCTGAGGGCCCTCCATCTACATGGTTCTATCAATAAGTTTCCACCAAATTTTCATAACTTGATCAGCTTGAGACaccttcatttttattttcctgaaAGATTTCAAATGCCACTTGGGATAGGAAAACTGACTGATCTTCAAACATTGTCATGCTTTAATGTGGATCAAGAGAAGGGCCGTAGAATTAGCGAGCTGGGGTGCTTGAATAACCTTGGAGGTGAATTGAAGATACACAATCTAGAACTGGTGAATGATGCAGATGAAGCTAGAAGTGCAAATTTATCTGGAAAGCCAAATATCTACAAATTGGAATATTATTGGGGAAGAAATAGACAAGGCGACAACCAGGACGAAAATGTACTGGAAGGGCTCCAACCTCACCCAAATATAAAAAGCTTGAAGATAGAAAACTTCATGGGCAATGAGTTTCCTTTGTGGGCTATCAAAATGGCCGTCAAAACCGAGAATGCATGGGTATTACTTGAGAATTTGGTGGAGATAGAACTAGTCCAGTGTGAAAGATGTAAAGAAATTCCAATGCTCGGACAATTACCCTTTCTCCAGCATCTTAAATTGGAAGGGCTTACTAATGTAAGAATTATAGCTCCTTCAACTTATGGTACTGATTACTACATTGGATCGAGCAGTAGTCTATGTAGAACCATATGGTTTCCAGCACTTGAAAATCTCGTTCTAGAAAGAATGCCGAGCTTGATAGAATGGATTGATTTTCCAGATATGCCATCTTCAAGTACAACAGCATCAAGTGAAGTGAGTTTTTTTCCTCGCCTTCAAAACTTAACCATCATAAGTTGCCCCCATTTAAGGACTGTTCCAAGAAAATTTCGTTGTCTTACTTGTTTAAACCTAATGGGCGACAACAGCATCTTGCCATTGTCAAGCATATGTAGTAATGTTTTCACTCTTGAAACACTACGCATATTTGGCCTGTCAGATCTAACATGTCTTCCAGATTGTTTATTTCAAAACAATCCAAAGCTTGCACATTTTAACATGGGCTATTGCTCAAACCTGACAAATTTTGCTTCAAACTTGTCAGGCTGTGCCAATTCTCTTAAGATATTGGAGATTGAGCACTGCGATAGTCTGATTGAGTTACCACAAGGATTACACACCCTCCAGTCACTTGAGAGACTAACAATAAATGGATGTGACAGTCTCAGATCCATACCAGCGCCAGAGTGCCAGGGCCAGGGCCTTACTTCTCTTCGTAACTGGGAGTTTGCTGGTTGTCATGGATTGACCAACATCCCTGGAGAAGCATTGCAGTTTTGCACCTCTCTGGAGTCTCTGTCGGTAAAGTACTGCAATGAGCTTGTAGTTTTTCCAGTGGATTTGCAGAAGTTGCCTTCTCTCATTTGTCTACGGATACATCACTGCCCCAAATTGGATATGATGCCCACAG TACCTCACATCTTTGAAACAACTGGACATAAATGA